DNA from Polaribacter sp. NJDZ03:
AAAAGTTTACTTCTTTATTAGATAATTACGATGGTTTTATCCTTTCTTTAGCAGAGCACAACGGATCTTATGCAGCTGCTTTTAAAAATATTTTCGATTGGAGTTCGGTAATAGAAGGAAATGTTTTTAGAGACAAACCTTTATTGTTAATGGCAACATCACCAGGAGCAAGAGGCGGACTTTCAGTTTTAGAAACAGCTATTGCAAGATTTTCTAGACAAGGAGCTAAAGAATTAATTTCTTTCTCTTTACCTAATTTTCATGATAATTTTAAAGAAGGTACAATTGTAGATATAGCATTTTTATCAAGCTTAAAGGAGAAGGTAACAACATTTGAAAACGCAGTAAATCAATAATAAAATGAAAATAGTTTTATACGGAAGAGCAGGACATGCCTATACAGTAGCATTTAAAAATTTTTTGAATTCAACCGATGTTCCTTATATCTATAAAGATATTTCTAAAGATGTAGAAGCAAGAGAGCATAGCAAAGAATTGTATGATGGCGTAGCAAAGTATCCAACGTTGTTTGTAGATGATAAAGTGTATTTAACTCCAACTACAGAAGAGTTTAATAAAATAATGCAAGATTTAAGTTTAAGAGCGTAGGTTTTTTAGTTTTAAGAGATAAGAGATAAGACTGCGGACTAAAAAAGACATAAGACATAAGACTAAAGCTATGTTTTCTATGTTACTATGTGGTGGTTTTTTAAAAGTTTTAGAAACAATAAACAATAAACAATAAACAAGAAACAAGAAACAAGAATCAAGAAACAAGAAAAAGAAGGCTTCAGACATAAGATAAATGACAAAAAAAGAAGAATAAATGTTGTTATTTAAAGGACATTTTTTAATTTTCGAATACTGAATACTGAATACTGAATACTGAATACTGAATACTGAATACTGAATACTGAATACTGAATACTGAATACTGAATACTGAATACTGAATACTGAATACTGAATACTGAATACTGAATACTGAGACATGGGAGACATTTCTAAAGACATAAAATCGAAATTTGCAAGTAATAAGTTAAAGGCTTTAATCAATATTAAATACACTGCACATTGGTTAAGTAGCAAAGAGAATGAGTTTTTTAAACCTTTTGGAATTTCGCCACAGCAATACAATATTCTAAGAATTTTACGTGGAGCAAAAGATAGAATTAAGGTACAGATTGTAAAGGATAGAATGATTGAGAGAGCGCCAAATGCAACGCGTTTAATGGACAAACTTTGCGAAAAAAACTTAATAGAAAGAGAACGTTGTGAGCAGGATAGACGAGTTGTATATGTGAAAATTAATGAAAAAGGTTTAGAATTATTATCTAACATAGATGATAATAAAAATCTTTCTTTTTTAGAAAAATTAACGGAAGAGGAAGCAACTCTTTTAAGTGATTTATTGGATAAAATTAGATAATTATGAAAAAAATAATTCATACTGCAGCCACAAGAGGAAATGCAAATCATGGATGGTTAGAAGCAAATCATTCGTTTAGTTTTGCTAATTTTTATGATCCTAAGAGAATACAGTTTGGAGCGTTAAGAGTTTTAAATGACGATTTAATTGCACCAAGCATGGGGTTTGGTACACATCCTCATAAGAACATGGAAATTATTACTATTCCATTAAAAGGTGTTTTAAAACATAAAGATAACATGGCAAATGATTGGATTCCCGTTTTGCCTGGTGAAGTACAAGTAATGTCTGCCGGAAAAGGAGTCTATCATTCAGAAATAAATGGTTCTGCAAATGAACATTTAGCTTTATTTCAAATCTGGATAATGCCAGAAAAAAATGAAGTTACTCCAAGATATGATCAAAAGGAATTTGATATAAAAGATAGAAAAAATAAATTACAATTATTGGTGAATTCTTTTAATTCTGACGATGAAAATAGTTTGAAAATTCATCAAGATGCACAAATTTTTAGAATTGATTTAGATAAAAATCAAGATTTTAAGTATCAGTTAAAAAGTAAGAATCGTGGAGTATATGTAATGAATATTTCTGGTGATTTTGAAATTGATTCAACAAAACTAGGTAGTCGAGATGCAATAGGAATTTATGAAACAGATAGTTTTATAATTAACAGTCTCGCTAATTCTGAATTACTATTGATTGAAGTTCCAATGTAAGTAACATCTATTTAAATAAATAAGACCTCAAAGAATCATTTCTTTGAGGTTTTTTCTTTTCAAAAAATAAACATATCTTGCAAAGTATTATGCATGCATAGTAAATTTAATTCCAAGATTATGAAATATAAGCACATTTTTGAACCTTTAGATTTAGGTTTTACAACGTTAAAAAATAGAATTTTAATGGGTTCTATGCATACAGGTTTAGAGGAAGAAAAAAACGGTTTAGAAAAAATTGCGGCTTATTATGCAGAGCGAGCAAGAGGAGGAGTTGGATTAATTGTTACTGGAGGTATTGCACCTAATATACAAGGTTGGACAGCTCCTTTTTCAGCTAGAATGTCTACAAAAAAGCATGCGAAAGAACATCAGAAAATAACAGCTGCAGTACATAAAGAAGGTGGGAAAATTTGTATGCAGATTTTACATGCAGGTCGTTATGGTTATCATCCGTTTAATGTTGCACCTTCCAAAATAAAATCGCCAATAACACCTTTTAAACCCTTTAAGTTAATACAATCTGGAATTAATAGAACTATTAGAGATTTTGTAAATTCAGCAAGATTATCTAAAGAAGCAGGTTACGATGGTATTGAAATTATGGGATCTGAAGGTTATTTAATCAATCAATTTATTGTAAAAAGAACCAATAAAAGAACCGATAATTATGGAGGAAGTTATAAAAACAGAATGCGTTTACCAATTGAATTGGTAAAACAAACAAGAGATGCTGTTGGTAAAGAGTTTATTATAATCTATAGATTATCGATGCTAGATTTGGTAGAAAACGGCTCTTCTTGGGAAGAAGTAGTACAATTAGGAAAAGAGATAGAAAAAGCAGGAGCAACCATTATAAATACTGGAATTGGTTGGCACGAAGCCAGAATACCAACGATTTCTACATCAGTTCCTAGAGCAGCTTTTACTTGGGTTACTAAAAAAATGAAAGAAGAATTATCGATTCCTTTAATCACCTCTAACAGAATAAATATGCCCGAAACGGCAGAAAAAATATTGGCAGAAGGAGATGCAGATATGATTTCTATGGCGCGTCCTTTTTTAGCAGATCCAGAATGGGTAAATAAAGCAGCTGAAGAAAAAGCAGATGAAATAAATACATGTATTGGTTGTAATCAGGCTTGTTTAGATCATGTGTTTCAACAAAAAGTGGCAAGTTGTTTGGTAAATCCTAGAGCTTGCCATGAAACAGAATTGAATTATTATGAAACCGTATTTAAAAAGAAAATAGCAGTTATTGGCGCAGGTCCTGCGGGTTTATCTGCAGCTACAATTGCGGCACAAAGAGGTCATAAGGTTACTTTATTTGATGCTGACAAAGAAATTGGTGGTCAGTTTAATATAGCAAAACAAATTCCGGGTAAAGAAGAATTTTATGAAACCTTGCGTTATTATAACAAACAAATAGAACTCCATGATGTAACTGTAAAATTACATACTAGGGTATCTGTAGAAGATTTAAAAGATTCAGATTTTGAAGAAATTATTGTTGCAACAGGAATTAAACCTAGAGCGTTAAAAATAGAAGGCATTAATCACCCAAAAGTATTAAGTTATATTGATGTTTTAAAATTGAAAAAACCAGTAGGAAAACGTGTTGCAGTAATTGGTGCAGGCGGAATTGGTTTTGATGTTTCAGAATATTTAACGCATGAAGGAGAATCGACATCCTTAAATATTGATGCTTGGTTAAAAGAATGGGGAATAGATAAATCTTTAGAAGCAAGAGCTGGAATTGAAGAAGTGAAACCTGAATTTGAAGCGTCTCCTAGAGAAGTTTTTATGTTTAAAAGAAGTAAAGGTAAGTTTGGTGGCAACCTTGGTAAAACTACCGGTTGGATTCATAGATCGACTTTAAAGAAAAAGAAAGTCCAATTTATTGGTGAAGTTTCTTACACAAAAATTGATGATGAAGGGTTGCATTATATTCAGAATGAAAAAGCAGAAATTTTAAAAGTAGACAACATTGTTATTTGTGCAGGTCAAGTTCCTTTTAAAGAATTGTATCAACCTTTATTAGATGCGGGTAAAAGGGTGCATGTAATTGGTGGTGCAGATTTTGCAAGTGAATTAGATGCAAAAAGAGCAATTAATCAGGGTGCACGATTAGCGGCAAACCTTTAAAGTATAAAATATTTTAATAAATTATTATATTTTCAAAAAATAGAAGTAGAAGTTTTTTTAGTAGCTTGCACCTAAATAAGAAACATAAACTAGATAATGAAGAAAATACTTTTTATTGTAATCCTTTTTTTTACTTTTAATATTGTAGCACAACGCTCTAGAGGTGGTGGTGGAGGAAGACAACAAGGACAAAACCCAGAATTGAATCAAACAAAAGAGGTTAAAAAACTGAGTGCAAAAGAAATTGCGGGTATTTTTTATTATGATGTTGATGAGGTGATAAAGAAAGTTAAGATTAAAGATGATGACAAAAAATATTCAGCAACCAAAGCATTAAGAAATTATAATTTTAAAGTAAAAGAAATTTTATTCTTAAATGCTGAAAAATTTACGGATTTAGATCTTTTAATGAACGCAATGTCTAATGAAAGAGATAGTGAAAGTAATAAAAACATAAGAGAAAAGATAAGAGAAGTCACTAGACCAATTAAAGAGAATGTTCATGAACATGAAAAAGAACTCAATGAAATTCTAAGAGGTGTTTTATCAGAAAAACAAGATAAGAAGTGGTTAAAATATCAAAAGAGCATCATAGAAAGGTTACAGCCTAAAAAAGCAGAAAACAATAATCAAAATTCTAGACCTAGTAGAGGTAGCGGAATGAGAAGACAATAACTGAATTAAATCCTATGTTTATAGGATTTTTTTGTGTTAATAAATATTATAGTACATTTAGAAAAAATTAAAAATAATCTATGAAATCATTTTCTGTAGAAGAAATAACATCGCTTGTAAAAGGAGAACAAATTGGTATTTGTAAAGACAAAATTAATGCTCCAGAACAAATAGAAAATGCCATAAAAGGGAATGTTACTTTTATAGGGAATTCTAAATATGCAAAATTGTGGGAAACCTCTAACGCTAGTATTGCTATTGTTTATGATGGAATAAAAATTACTCCAGAAGAAGGAAAAGCATTTATAAAAGTGAAGAATCCAGATTTGGCAATGGCAGTTTTATTAGAAGCTTTTGAGCCAGAGTCTCCTTATTTTGAAACGGATATTCATCCGACGGCAGTAATAGATAAAACAGTTAAATTAGGAAAAGGATGTAAAGTCGGTGCAAATTCTTATATCGGTAAAAATGTAGTTTTAGGAGATAATGTAACAATTTATCCTAATGTTTCTATTTTTGATGACACCACAATTGGCAACGAGACTGTAATTTGGTCTGGAACGGTTATTAGAGAACGTACTAAGATAGGAAGTCATTGTATTTTTCATATAAATGTAAGTATTGGAGCAGATGGTTTTGGTTATAGACCAAGTCCGGATGGTAGAGGTTTAGTAAAAATTATTCATATTGGAAATGTTGTAATTGGAAACGCAGTAGAAATTGGCGCAAATTCATGTGTAGATCGTGGTAAATTTAGTTCTACTATTTTAGGTGATGGTTGCAAGATTGATAATTTGGTGCAAATAGGTCATAATTCTGTTTTAGGAAGATGTTGTATTATGGCAGGACATAGTGGTTTAGCAGGTTCTGTAACTTTAGGAGATGGCGTAATTATTGGCGGAAGTGCTTCTATTAAAGATCATGTTACTATACATTCTGGTGCCAAAGTAGGTGCTGGCTCTGGTGTTATTGCAGATGTTCCTGCTGGTAAATCGGTTGTTGGTTATCCTGCATGTGATTCTAGAGAAAAAATGAAACAATGGGTAGCAGTGCGTAAACTTGGAAGAAACTAAATCTTTATTCCGAGTTACTTTATTACTTACTATTTTTAAAGGCTTTTTACTAAAGGCTATAATTGGGCAATACCAAATAATTACCGATATTTGCCAATCAAACTAACGAATTACGAATTATGGGAATGAATAAAAATACAGTATTAGGCTTTGCTACGCTTATTATGATACTTGTTGGCTTAGGCTTAATAGCTTTAGGGGCTTTTAGATATAATGAAGTTGCTGGATGGGGATTTGCGGCAGTTGGTTTTGGTTTCTTTTGTATTGCATGGGTTTTTAATGCATTAAAAGGTAGAGTATAAAATAATATACAGTCTTAGTTTACAGTAATAGTTTTAGGTTTTAAGCAGATGCTTAGAACTTTTTAATTTTCAATTTTTTAATATATAATACAATGAGCGACGATAAGAAAGTAATCTTTTCGATGAATAAGTTGTCTAAAACTTATAAATCAACAGGGAAACAAGTTTTAAAAGATATTTACTTAAGCTTCTATTATGGAGCAAAAATTGGTATTCTTGGTTTAAATGGATCAGGAAAATCAACTTTATTAAAAATTATTGCAGGTGTAGAAAAGAATTTTCAAGGTGAAGTTACTTTTGCACCAGGTTATAAAGTTGGGTACTTAGAGCAAGAACCACAATTAGATCCAGAGAAAACAGTTTTAGAAGTTGTAAAAGAAGGAGTTGCAGAAACAGTTGCAATTTTAGAAGAGTACAATAAAATAAACGACATGTTTGGTTTGGAAGAAGTGTATTCTGATGCAGATAAGATGGATAAACTAATGGCACAACAAGCGGTTTTGCAAGATAAAATTGATGCAGCAAACGCTTGGGAGTTAGATACCAAATTAGAAATAGCAATGGATGCGTTAAGAACGCCAGATTCTGATAAGAAAATCGGGGTACTTTCTGGTGGAGAAAAAAGACGTGTTGCTTTGTGTAGATTATTATTACAAGAACCAGAAATTTTATTATTAGATGAGCCTACCAATCACTTGGATGCTGAATCTGTACACTGGTTAGAGCACCATTTAGCACAATATAAAGGAACTGTTATTGCTGTAACGCACGATAGATATTTCTTAGATAATGTTGCTGGTTGGATTCTTGAATTAGATAGAGGTGAAGGAATTCCTTGGAAAGGAAATTATGCTGCTTGGTTAGATCAAAAATCTAAGAGAATGGCACAAGAAAGTAAAACAGCTTCTAAACATCAAAAAACATTAGAAAGAGAATTAGATTGGGTTCGTCAAGGAGCCAAAGGTCGTCAAACAAAGCAAAAAGCACGTTTGAAGAATTATGACAAGTTAATGAGT
Protein-coding regions in this window:
- a CDS encoding FAD-dependent oxidoreductase — translated: MMKYKHIFEPLDLGFTTLKNRILMGSMHTGLEEEKNGLEKIAAYYAERARGGVGLIVTGGIAPNIQGWTAPFSARMSTKKHAKEHQKITAAVHKEGGKICMQILHAGRYGYHPFNVAPSKIKSPITPFKPFKLIQSGINRTIRDFVNSARLSKEAGYDGIEIMGSEGYLINQFIVKRTNKRTDNYGGSYKNRMRLPIELVKQTRDAVGKEFIIIYRLSMLDLVENGSSWEEVVQLGKEIEKAGATIINTGIGWHEARIPTISTSVPRAAFTWVTKKMKEELSIPLITSNRINMPETAEKILAEGDADMISMARPFLADPEWVNKAAEEKADEINTCIGCNQACLDHVFQQKVASCLVNPRACHETELNYYETVFKKKIAVIGAGPAGLSAATIAAQRGHKVTLFDADKEIGGQFNIAKQIPGKEEFYETLRYYNKQIELHDVTVKLHTRVSVEDLKDSDFEEIIVATGIKPRALKIEGINHPKVLSYIDVLKLKKPVGKRVAVIGAGGIGFDVSEYLTHEGESTSLNIDAWLKEWGIDKSLEARAGIEEVKPEFEASPREVFMFKRSKGKFGGNLGKTTGWIHRSTLKKKKVQFIGEVSYTKIDDEGLHYIQNEKAEILKVDNIVICAGQVPFKELYQPLLDAGKRVHVIGGADFASELDAKRAINQGARLAANL
- a CDS encoding CAL67264 family membrane protein; this translates as MNKNTVLGFATLIMILVGLGLIALGAFRYNEVAGWGFAAVGFGFFCIAWVFNALKGRV
- the lpxD gene encoding UDP-3-O-(3-hydroxymyristoyl)glucosamine N-acyltransferase; its protein translation is MKSFSVEEITSLVKGEQIGICKDKINAPEQIENAIKGNVTFIGNSKYAKLWETSNASIAIVYDGIKITPEEGKAFIKVKNPDLAMAVLLEAFEPESPYFETDIHPTAVIDKTVKLGKGCKVGANSYIGKNVVLGDNVTIYPNVSIFDDTTIGNETVIWSGTVIRERTKIGSHCIFHINVSIGADGFGYRPSPDGRGLVKIIHIGNVVIGNAVEIGANSCVDRGKFSSTILGDGCKIDNLVQIGHNSVLGRCCIMAGHSGLAGSVTLGDGVIIGGSASIKDHVTIHSGAKVGAGSGVIADVPAGKSVVGYPACDSREKMKQWVAVRKLGRN
- the ettA gene encoding energy-dependent translational throttle protein EttA encodes the protein MSDDKKVIFSMNKLSKTYKSTGKQVLKDIYLSFYYGAKIGILGLNGSGKSTLLKIIAGVEKNFQGEVTFAPGYKVGYLEQEPQLDPEKTVLEVVKEGVAETVAILEEYNKINDMFGLEEVYSDADKMDKLMAQQAVLQDKIDAANAWELDTKLEIAMDALRTPDSDKKIGVLSGGEKRRVALCRLLLQEPEILLLDEPTNHLDAESVHWLEHHLAQYKGTVIAVTHDRYFLDNVAGWILELDRGEGIPWKGNYAAWLDQKSKRMAQESKTASKHQKTLERELDWVRQGAKGRQTKQKARLKNYDKLMSQDQKQTDEKLEIYIPNGPRLGTNVIEATGVSKAFGDKLLYDNLEFNLPQAGIVGIIGPNGAGKTTIFKMIMGEETPDAGSFNVGETAKIAYVDQAHSDIDPEKTIWENFSDGQDLVMMGGKQVNSRAYLSRFNFSGSEQNKKVNTLSGGERNRLHLAMTLKEEGNVLLLDEPTNDLDVNTLRALEEGLDNFAGCAVVISHDRWFLDRVCTHILAFEGNSEVYFFEGGFSEYEENKKKRLGGDLMPKRIKYRKLIR
- a CDS encoding MarR family winged helix-turn-helix transcriptional regulator; translation: MGDISKDIKSKFASNKLKALINIKYTAHWLSSKENEFFKPFGISPQQYNILRILRGAKDRIKVQIVKDRMIERAPNATRLMDKLCEKNLIERERCEQDRRVVYVKINEKGLELLSNIDDNKNLSFLEKLTEEEATLLSDLLDKIR
- a CDS encoding NADPH-dependent FMN reductase, which encodes MKKILAFAGSTSSTSINKQLATFATENLENTSFDIIDLRDFILPIYSEDEHRKAIPEDAKKFTSLLDNYDGFILSLAEHNGSYAAAFKNIFDWSSVIEGNVFRDKPLLLMATSPGARGGLSVLETAIARFSRQGAKELISFSLPNFHDNFKEGTIVDIAFLSSLKEKVTTFENAVNQ
- a CDS encoding glutaredoxin domain-containing protein encodes the protein MKIVLYGRAGHAYTVAFKNFLNSTDVPYIYKDISKDVEAREHSKELYDGVAKYPTLFVDDKVYLTPTTEEFNKIMQDLSLRA
- a CDS encoding pirin family protein, with product MKKIIHTAATRGNANHGWLEANHSFSFANFYDPKRIQFGALRVLNDDLIAPSMGFGTHPHKNMEIITIPLKGVLKHKDNMANDWIPVLPGEVQVMSAGKGVYHSEINGSANEHLALFQIWIMPEKNEVTPRYDQKEFDIKDRKNKLQLLVNSFNSDDENSLKIHQDAQIFRIDLDKNQDFKYQLKSKNRGVYVMNISGDFEIDSTKLGSRDAIGIYETDSFIINSLANSELLLIEVPM